A window of Streptomyces sp. NBC_01142 genomic DNA:
GGTGCCGCTGCTCGGCCCGACCGCCTACGCCCGCTACGACCTGATGGTGACGGCCGTCGCCGTCGCCGCCCTGCTCGCCGGGGCGCGCCGTCCGTGGATCCTGGGCGCGCTGGCCGGCTTCGGCGCGCTGCTGAAGGTGTGGCCGCTGCTGTTGCTCGTCGGCACCCCGCGCGGCCGGGCCACCCGCCGCTCGTGGGCCACCGCCGCGGGCGTGACGGCCGGGCTGATGCTGTTTCTGTCCGCCTCGATGCCGGGGGCACTGGCCTTCCTCACCTTTCAGCGCGACCGGGGGACCGAGGTCGAATCGCTGGGCGCGCTGGTCTTCCATGTGGCACGGCATTTCGGCTGGCGGGGCGGGGTGACGCTCAACTACGGGTCGGTGGAGTTCCTCGGCCCCTACGTCCCCCTCGTCACCACCCTCGCCCTCGGTCTCGCGCTCCTCGCCTTCGGGTGGCTCGCGGCCTGGCGGCTGCGGTCGCGGGTGCTCGGGCCGAGCACCCCGTGCGACGCGGCCCTGACGGCCGTCCTGCTGTTCACCACGACGAGCCGGGTGATCAGCCCCCAGTACATGATCTGGCTGGTCGGCCTGGCCGCTGTCTGCCTGGCCTTCCGCGAGAGCCGGATGACGCTGCCGGCCTGGCTGGTGCTGGCGGCGACGGGGATGACGCTGCTCGAGTTCCCGCTCTGGTTCTCGCATGTGGTGGCGAGCGACGTGCTGGGGCTGCTGCTCCTTGCCGTACGCAACGGACTGCTGGTCGCCGCGACCTTGACCGCGTGCGGCCGGCTGTGGCGGCAGACGGTGACCGAGCCGGGCCGTCGGCAGAGCCTTTCCGCTCGGCCCGACCTCGGCAAGGAACTGCTGGCTCCCTGATCCCGGGGCCGGGAGCCGCGGCGGCGAGGCAGTAGGGGTTGGAGGCGGGTGACCTCTTCCGCCGGGGATGCTGCGGATCGCCCGCGCGACGGGTACGGCCGGAAAGGAGTGACTCAGCCGGGCCATCGCACGGCTGGAGAGCTGACCGGCCACCGAGCCGCTCGCGGGCTGACCGGCCACAGAGCCGCCCGCAGGCTGATCAGCCGCCGAGCCGCTCGCGCAGATAATCCCGCCAGCGCACGGTGAACTCCCCCGGCGTCGTACCCAGCACATCGTTCAGCGCCTTCTCGTCCGCCCCCGCCCGGTGCTGCCCCTCGCCGACCGCCCGGTAGAACGCCGTCAGGCGTTTCTCGCCCCAGCGCGCCGCGATCAGCTCGCAGGCCAGCCAGCCGCCCTCGTACGCGCGCGCCAGGGCGTCGGCGCCGGCGCCGAAGGCGAAGTCGCTGTCGTCGGGCAGCGCCGCGGGTACCTCGCCGCGCCGGATCGCGCGCTGGAGTTCGGGAGCGGCCTGCCCGGTGGGGTGGCCCGTGCCGCGGTACGCCACCCAGTCCGCGAAGCCCTCCGAGAGCCACATGGGGGTGGCAGCGGAGGTGTGCGCACGGGTCGCCACATGGGTGGTCTCATGCGTGAGCACGACGCTCCGGCCGAAGTCGCCGAGCACGCCGTACGCCTCCGGGTTGACGATCACCCGGTCCGCGGGCGACGTTCCGGCCGCCGCCCTCTCACCCGTGGTGACCGCCGCGATCCCCCGGTATCCGGCCGCGGGCGCACCCAGCAGGGAGCCCATGGCCTCCAGCGACCGCGGCACCAGGACGACCACCCGCCCGGCCCAGCTGCCGGGCCAGGCGTCGGACACGGCGGGCACGGCGCGGTCGGCGGTCGCCGCGAGCGCGCGCAGCCTCTCAGCGTCCTGGCCGACCCCGAGGATCAGGCTGCGGCTGCCCCGTACGGCCGTGACCTCGCCCTGCTGCCAGAGCTGCTGGGCGCCACCCTTGGCCGCGCGGTCGGCGGTCACGTACCAGCGGCCGTCGCGCTCGGCGAGTTCCAGGGTGCGGGGGGCGGTCACCGGGGCGGTGTCGTAGCCGTCGATCCGGTAGCGCAGCTCGGCCTCGGCGACGGCCCGCCCACCCTGGCGCCGTACCTTCCCCAGCCGGTACTCCCAGGAGCGCAGCGGCACCTGCGCGAGGTTCTGGAACTCCTTGAGCTGCGCCGCCCGCAGCCGCGTTGCCCCGGGGGCGAGAGCGGCCAGATAGCCGCCGCGGTCATGGCCGAGGACGGCGGCCGCGCGCCCGTCCAGCAGCCGCTGGATGGCGCGTACGGCGGTGTCGGACGTTTCGGGGGCCGTACAGCCGGACGCCGTCAGCAGGACGGCGAGGCCCAGCCCCGCCGTACTCCGTATCGCCTCACGCCGTGTGGGCCCCTGACCTGCCACCTGCCGATCGTACGTAACGACGGTGCGGCCGGACGACAGTGCGGTCAGACGCGGGTGACCGACGAGACCGGCATCATGCCCACCGGGTCGTACCGCACCGACGCACCCGGGTACGGCGCGTGCACCACCTGCCCGTTGCCCATGTACATCCCGATATGGCCGGCATCGTCGCCGTACGTCACCAGGTCACCGGGCTGCGCCTGCGCGAGCGAGACCTGCCGGCCCGCGGACCGCTGCG
This region includes:
- a CDS encoding glycosyltransferase 87 family protein, whose amino-acid sequence is MEGARSGGGRLALIVWIVTRSVLLLCVFHVLTVPGPDVTGDVSVIYQSWYEVLRTGTFPLDDATWQYPPAAALAILSPAVLPFLGYASAFFVLSLLCDALVFGLLRYAGGQPATSRRGMWVWAWGVPLLGPTAYARYDLMVTAVAVAALLAGARRPWILGALAGFGALLKVWPLLLLVGTPRGRATRRSWATAAGVTAGLMLFLSASMPGALAFLTFQRDRGTEVESLGALVFHVARHFGWRGGVTLNYGSVEFLGPYVPLVTTLALGLALLAFGWLAAWRLRSRVLGPSTPCDAALTAVLLFTTTSRVISPQYMIWLVGLAAVCLAFRESRMTLPAWLVLAATGMTLLEFPLWFSHVVASDVLGLLLLAVRNGLLVAATLTACGRLWRQTVTEPGRRQSLSARPDLGKELLAP